The following nucleotide sequence is from Deltaproteobacteria bacterium.
CTCCCCTTTTAGACCATTGAGCAGGTAGACGAGCCGAGGGTTGAAAAGCCGACGGAAACGGCCGTGCAGATGGGGCTTTTTGCTGAACGGCTTGATATTCTTGGATTTGAGCTATAGATGGATTGCAGTCAAGATGCTGATTATTTTCGGGCAGGATACCATGACCATTGTGGAGGTTTCGCTATAAACGGGAAATCCCTCTCGGCGGATGATGTGATCCGTGAACTCCAACGTATCAAAGATCAGTTGCGGACCAAATACGGTGTAACGAGGATCGGCGTTTTCGGATCGTTTGCCCGGGGGGAAAGAGGCATTGACAGCGACGTGGATATCGTTGTCGAGATGGAGCCGAACCTGTTCCTGAGGGCCGTGCTCAAGGCGGAATTGACGGCGCGTTTTGGCAAGCCTGTGGATGTCATCCGATACCGCCGAGGAATGAACGAGCGCCTCAAGAGACGCATCGATCAGGAGGCCTGCTATGCGTGATTATTGTTCCGGGGAGATACCCGATGCCCCTGCATCCTGATTTCCCACCTCGCCCAATGCGATTCTCGATCCGGAGTTGAGATGGTTTCCCGCGGACGAGGCCCTGCGGGAGACCACCATGGACAAGCTCATGCCGCCCTTGCCGTCCTG
It contains:
- a CDS encoding nucleotidyltransferase family protein, encoding MDCSQDADYFRAGYHDHCGGFAINGKSLSADDVIRELQRIKDQLRTKYGVTRIGVFGSFARGERGIDSDVDIVVEMEPNLFLRAVLKAELTARFGKPVDVIRYRRGMNERLKRRIDQEACYA